The following are from one region of the Silene latifolia isolate original U9 population chromosome 9, ASM4854445v1, whole genome shotgun sequence genome:
- the LOC141600859 gene encoding uncharacterized protein LOC141600859, producing MDRRKLFRFEQVWVGEDGCEEGIRRAWDKGEEGMFDNLMNFAKELQEWKRVSIGKILRDIHLKRKKLMRFNEGDRSLQVVQERRKLVNDITKLLRQEEVFWRQRSRALWLKEGDRNTKYFHRKAGQRKKKNHIAKLIDDEGRVHEGTKKVSAIAKEYFKELFTSGRPCEFEGLLDVVDGRVTADMNENLREDYSEEEVVHALNQRHPLKAPGPEGMNGLFFQTYWHIVGKLVVKTVLGILRGASFPMGTNITYIVLISKKKAPDKMVDFRPISLCNIIYKFVSKVLASRLKRILGDIVSENQSAFTPGPLIIDNIEVFRHMKNSRGGVGHMALKLDMSKAYDRVEWTFLERVLRRMGFDAGWVGRVMECVSSVSFAVMANEAESIKVKEILKTYEEASGQMVNFNKTTVSFSRGMRGARRNQVAAWLGVRAVMEQNRYLGLPTVVGHSRNVVSKVVREKLSVKLQGWKRMLLSKAGREAGLGVNPSYTGRRIWETRDVLRFRLRRKIGDGHDTTVWVDPWVPKTQSRMIISPRGDACEDLKVADLLRDDGCGWNVEKGVGAGAGGEGRYVEGDDENRRKGRGNGEGIEEAGERWLKPREGVVKINVDAGVKEGYGTGLGLICRDEKGEVLWGWAERRREEMEPQVAEAEVIFIGIQKAKSFGHSAIIMESDCKVVVDELTNRSEGRSDVHMIVDDIVESCREFSCVAWSFVSRKFNRVAHELAYLCPTGGSASFDRDSFPMCIANIVAMI from the exons ATGGATAGGCGAAAACTCTTTAGGTTTGAACAAGTATGGGTCGGGGAGGATGGCTGCGAGGAAGGTATAAGACGGGCCTGGGATAAAGGTGAGGAAGGGATGTTTGATAATTTGATGAATTTTGCTAAAGAGCTGCAAGAATGGAAAAGAGTTAGTATCGGAAAAATTCTACGTGATATTCATTTGAAGAGGAAAAAGTTGATGCGTTTTAACGAGGGTGATCGATCTCTGCAAGTTGTTCAGGAAAGAAGGAAATTAGTTAACGATATTACGAAATTGCTAAGGCAGGAGGAAGTTTTCTGGCGACAAAGGTCGAGGGCTTTGTGGCTAAAGGAAGGTGATCGTAATACAAAATATTTTCACAGAAAAGCGGggcaaaggaaaaaaaagaatcATATAGCCAAATTGATTGATGACGAAGGCAGGGTTCACGAGGGTACAAAGAAGGTCAGCGCCATAGCTAAAGAGTATTTCAAAGAGTTGTTCACGTCAGGGAGACCATGTGAGTTTGAGGGGTTACTTGATGTCGTGGATGGGCGAGTTACGGCGGATATGAATGAGAATTTACGGGAGGATTATAGTGAAGAGGAAGTGGTTCATGCCTTGAACCAAAGGCATCCATTGAAGGCTCCTGGGCCTGAAGGGATGAATGGTTTATTTTTCCAAACCTACTGGCACATCGTTGGCAAACTAGTGGTAAAGACGGTGCTGGGTATTTTGAGAGGTGCTTCGTTTCCTATGGGTACTAACATAACTTACATTGTTttgatttcgaagaagaaagctCCCGATAAAATGGTTGATTTCAGGCCGATAAGTTTATGCAACATTATATACAAGTTCGTATCGAAGGTACTCGCGAGTAGATTGAAGCGAATTTTAGGGGATATTGTGTCTGAAAATCAGTCGGCTTTCACACCGGGACCACTGATTATAGATAATATCGAAGTTTTCCGTCATATGAAGAATTCGCGAGGTGGAGTGGGACATATGGCATTGAAGTTGGACATGTCCAAAGCATATGATCGGGTTGAATGGACCTTTTTGGAGCGGGTGCTGCGGAGAATGGGTTTTGATGCGGGTTGGGTGGGGAGGGTGATGGAGTGTGTATCTAGTGTCTCTTTTGCCGTTATG GCCAATGAGGCGGAATCAATAAAAGTGAAAGAGATACTTAAAACTTATGAGGAGGCGTCCGGGCAGATGGTCAATTTTAACAAAACTACGGTTTCTTTTAGTCGGGGTATGAGAGGGGCTAGGAGGAATCAGGTGGCGGCTTGGCTGGGTGTGAGGGCCGTGATGGAGCAGAATAGATATCTTGGTTTACCGACTGTGGTGGGTCATTCGAGGAATGTAGTTTCGAAGGTGGTGCGTGAAAAGTTGTCCGTTAAATTACAAGGATGGAAGAGGATGCTCTTGTCGAAAGCAGGTAGGGAG GCTGGCTTGGGGGTTAACCCGAGTTACACTGGGAGAAGAATTTGGGAAACAAGAGATGTGTTAAGATTTAGACTGCGTAGAAAGATTGGAGACGGGCATGATACGACTGTGTGGGTCGATCCATGGGTACCGAAAACTCAATCCCGGATGATCATTTCTCCGAGAGGTGATGCGTGTGAAGACTTGAAAGTAGCTGACCTTTTGCGCGATGATGGTTGCGGCTGGAATGTCGAGAAG GGCGTGGGAGCTGGTGCGGGAGGTGAAGGACGGTATGTCGAGGGGGATGATGAGAATAGGCGGAAAGGGAGAGGGAATGGTGAAGGCATAGAGGAGGCAGGGGAACGTTGGCTGAAACCGAGGGAGGGGGTAGTGAAAATTAATGTGGATGCAGGTGTTAAGGAGGGTTATGGGACGGGTTTGGGTTTGATTTGTCGGGATGAGAAGGGAGAAGTGTTGTGGGGATGGGCTGAGCGACGTCGAGAAGAGATGGAACCACAAGTTGCAGAGGCGGAGGTGATCTTCATTGGCATTCAAAAGGCGAAATCTTTCGGTCATTCCGCGATTATTATGGAGAGTGATTGCAAGGTGGTAGTGGATGAGCTGACAAATAGAAGTGAAGGACGAAGTGATGTTCAtatgatagttgatgatattgtCGAGTCTTGTAGGGAGTTTAGTTGTGTTGCTTGGTCTTTTGTTAGTCGGAAGTTTAATCGAGTTGCTCATGAGCTCGCTTATCTATGTCCTACGGGTGGGAGTGCTTCGTTTGACCGGGACTCGTTTCCCATGTGTATTGCGAACATTGTTGCGATGATTTAA
- the LOC141599573 gene encoding alanine--tRNA ligase, chloroplastic/mitochondrial isoform X2: MATHGLLTTATLFSATKPRFSPLSNGYGDNASFILRTMTLVCPSGFSGGQFTVRRSQSRRVLTRRISASTQPLVKELLEEDKPIDLSISGNSIRQRFLNFFASRGHKVLPSASLVPDDPTVLLTIAGMLQFKPIFLGQIPRQVPSATTAQRCIRTNDVENVGRTSRHHTFFEMLGNFSFGDYFKKEAIIWAWELSTKEFGLPADKLWVSVYEDDDETFAIWRDQVGVPVDHIKKMGEEDNFWSSGATGPCGPCSELYYDFHPERGCSDVDLGDDTRFIEFYNLVFMQYNRTEDGSLEPLKQKNIDTGLGLERMARILQKVPNNYETDLIYPIIEKASELANVSYSTADDSTKTKLKIIGDHMRAVVYLISDGVNPSNIGRGYVVRRLIRRAVRTGRLLGIKGDGIGNLEGAFLPAIAQKVIELSTEIDQDVKGREVRIIEELKREELRFVQTLERGEKLLDQMLEDALSRGLTKESTPCLSGKDAFLLYDTFGFPVEITVEVAEERGIQVDMIGFDVEMENQRQQSQAAHNTVKLAVGNGVDLTETIRDTEFLGYDSLSTRAVVEGLLVNGSSVIQVTEGNEVEVLLDRTPFYAESGGQIGDNGILYVNGGENQSSGVVEVKDVQKVSGNIFVHKGILTEGALEVGQQVEAAVDPKLRQRAKVHHTATHLLQAALKKVVGEETSQAGSLVAFDRLRFDFNFHRSLSESEILEIEGLINGWIGDATLLQTNVMALDDAKKAGAIAMFGEKYSEQVRVVEVPGVSMELCGGTHVSNTSEIRGFKIISEQAVASGVRRIEAVAGDAFIEYVTARDNYMKNLCSTLKVKAEEVPSRVETLLEELRQARNEVSAARAKAAVYKASTIVDKAFLVGTSEKTRVIVESMEDIDAESLKSAAEFLVNHLQDPAAVILGSSPGEGKVSLVAAFTPGVVGWGIQAGKFIGPIAKLCGGGGGGRPNFAQAGGRKPENLIAALDKARDDIVSLLTEKAS, from the exons ATGGCCACTCATGGCCTACTTACTACTGCTACCTTATTCTCTGCCACTAAACCCAGATTTTCTCCTCTTTCCAATG GTTATGGAGATAATGCAAGTTTTATATTACGGACGATGACATTAGTTTGTCCTAGTGGCTTTTCTGGAGGGCAGTTTACTGTCAGGCGGTCACAGTCAAGGCGGGTTCTTACTAGAAGGATATCAG CATCTACACAGCCTTTGGTTAAAGAATTATTGGAGGAAGACAAGCCTATTGATCTTTCCATAAGTGGTAATTCTATACGACAGAGATTTCTCAACTTTTTTGCCTCACGTGGTCATAAGGTGCTCCCAAGTGCCTCTCTTGTGCCGGATGATCCTACTGTTCTTCTAACAATTGCGGGAATGCTACAGTTTAAGCCCATATTCTTGGGACAG ATTCCTAGACAAGTGCCTTCTGCCACCACAGCTCAAAGGTGTATACGTACAAATGATGTAGAAAATGTCGGGCGAACATCACGTCATCATACGTTCTTTGAAATGCTTGGAAACTTTAGCTTTGGTGATTACTTTAAGAAAGAGGCCATAATTTGGGCTTGGGAGCTCTCAACTAAAGA ATTCGGGCTGCCAGCAGACAAGTTGTGGGTTAGTgtgtatgaagatgatgatgaaacTTTTGCTATATGGCGTGATCAG GTTGGTGTTCCTGTAGATCACATAAAGAAAATGGGTGAAGAAGACAACTTTTGGTCAAGTGGAGCGACTGGTCCTTGTGGGCCATGTTCTGAACTTTATTATGATTTCCATCCAGAGAGAGGTTGTTCCGACGTT GACTTAGGAGATGATACTAGGTTTATCGAATTCTACAACTTGGTGTTTATGCAGTATAACAGAACAGAAGACGGATCTCTTGAGCCACTAAAACAAAAGAATATAGATACGGGTCTTGGCCTTGAGCGAATGGCTCGCATCCTTCAGAAG GTTCCAAATAACTATGAAACTGATCTAATCTATCCAATAATAGAGAAGGCTTCAGAACTAGCAAATGTTTCCTACTCTACTGCCGATGATTCTACTAAGACAAAACTTAAA ATTATTGGGGATCATATGCGTGCCGTTGTCTATCTTATATCAGATGGTGTCAACCCTTCAAACATTGGGAGAGGCTATGTAGTACGCCGACTAATTAGAAGGGCTGTTCGCACTGGCAGGTTGCTCGGTATAAAAGGTGACGGTATAGGAAACCTTGAAGGGGCATTCTTGCCTGCTATTGCTCAGAAAGTGATAGAATTGAGCACTGAAATAGATCAAGATGTAAAAGGTAGGGAAGTTCGTATCATTGAGGAATTAAAAAGAGAAGAACTACGATTTGTACAGACATTGGAGAGGGGTGAAAAGTTGCTTGACCAGATGTTAGAAGATGCATTGTCAAGGGGCCTCACAAAAGAATCTACTCCTTGTTTATCTGGAAAAGATGCATTCCTATTATATGATACCTTTGGATTTCCTGTTGAGATAACTGTAGAAGTAGCCGAAGAACGTGGTATTCAGGTAGATATGATAGGGTTTGATGTTGAGATGGAGAATCAAAGGCAACAGTCCCAGGCTGCTCACAATACTGTTAAACTGGCAGTTGGAAATGGTGTAGATCTTACTGAAACAATACGTGATACAGAATTTCTTGGCTATGATAGCCTTTCTACTAGGGCAGTGGTGGAGGGCCTTTTGGTCAATGGGAGCTCTGTGATACAGGTTACTGAAGGAAATGAAGTAGAAGTTTTGCTGGATAGAACCCCCTTTTATGCTGAATCAGGTGGTCAAATAGGAGATAACGGGATTTTGTATGTCAATGGTGGTGAGAATCAATCAAGTGGTGTGGTTGAGGTGAAAGATGTCCAAAAAGTTTCGGGTAATATATTTGTTCACAAGGGAATTCTGACAGAAGGAGCACTAGAGGTTGGTCAACAAGTGGAGGCAGCGGTCGATCCAAAACTCAGGCAGAGAGCGAAG GTTCATCATACTGCTACCCATCTTCTCCAAGCTGCATTAAAGAAAGTTGTAGGGGAGGAAACTTCACAAGCTGGGTCACTGGTGGCCTTTGACCGTCTCAGATTTGACTTCAACTTCCACCGCTCCCTTTCAGAAAGTGAAATTCTTGAAATTGAAGGGCTTATAAATGGATGGATTGGGGATGCTACCCTTCTTCAAACCAACGTGATGGCGCTGGATGATGCTAAAAAAGCCGGAGCTATTGCTATGTTTGGAGAAAAATATAGTGAACAG GTTCGTGTTGTAGAAGTTCCTGGTGTATCAATGGAACTTTGTGGTGGGACTCATGTGAGCAATACATCCGAAATACGTGGTTTCAAAATCATTTCTGAGCAGGCTGTGGCATCTGGCGTCCGACGTATTGAAGCTGTGGCTGGTGACGCTTTCATAGAATATGTCACTGCCCGTGACAATTATATGAAGAATTTATGTTCCACTCTAAAA GTTAAAGCAGAAGAGGTCCCATCCAGGGTAGAGACCTTGTTAGAGGAGTTGCGACAGGCAAGAAATGAAGTCTCAGCTGCACGAGCTAAAGCCGCTGTTTATAAAGCATCGACTATTGTAGATAAAGCTTTTCTTGTAGGAACCTCAGAGAAGACAAG GGTAATAGTCGAGTCCATGGAAGATATTGACGCGGAGTCCCTCAAGAGTGCAGCTGAGTTTCTAGTGAACCATCTACAAGATCCAGCAGCAGTGATTCTTGGATCGTCTCCAGGGGAAGGAAAGGTCAGTTTAGTAGCTGCATTTACACCAGGAGTGGTCGGGTGGGGGATACAAGCAGGGAAGTTTATTGGGCCTATTGCCAAGTTATGTGGTGGTGGCGGGGGTGGCAGGCCTAATTTTGCGCAAGCTGGTGGAAGGAAGCCTGAAAACTTAATAGCTGCTCTTGACAAAGCGCGAGATGACATTGTCTCACTTCTCACCGAGAAAGCAAGCTAG
- the LOC141599573 gene encoding alanine--tRNA ligase, chloroplastic/mitochondrial isoform X1, with protein MATHGLLTTATLFSATKPRFSPLSNARFVIGLYNDVGYGDNASFILRTMTLVCPSGFSGGQFTVRRSQSRRVLTRRISASTQPLVKELLEEDKPIDLSISGNSIRQRFLNFFASRGHKVLPSASLVPDDPTVLLTIAGMLQFKPIFLGQIPRQVPSATTAQRCIRTNDVENVGRTSRHHTFFEMLGNFSFGDYFKKEAIIWAWELSTKEFGLPADKLWVSVYEDDDETFAIWRDQVGVPVDHIKKMGEEDNFWSSGATGPCGPCSELYYDFHPERGCSDVDLGDDTRFIEFYNLVFMQYNRTEDGSLEPLKQKNIDTGLGLERMARILQKVPNNYETDLIYPIIEKASELANVSYSTADDSTKTKLKIIGDHMRAVVYLISDGVNPSNIGRGYVVRRLIRRAVRTGRLLGIKGDGIGNLEGAFLPAIAQKVIELSTEIDQDVKGREVRIIEELKREELRFVQTLERGEKLLDQMLEDALSRGLTKESTPCLSGKDAFLLYDTFGFPVEITVEVAEERGIQVDMIGFDVEMENQRQQSQAAHNTVKLAVGNGVDLTETIRDTEFLGYDSLSTRAVVEGLLVNGSSVIQVTEGNEVEVLLDRTPFYAESGGQIGDNGILYVNGGENQSSGVVEVKDVQKVSGNIFVHKGILTEGALEVGQQVEAAVDPKLRQRAKVHHTATHLLQAALKKVVGEETSQAGSLVAFDRLRFDFNFHRSLSESEILEIEGLINGWIGDATLLQTNVMALDDAKKAGAIAMFGEKYSEQVRVVEVPGVSMELCGGTHVSNTSEIRGFKIISEQAVASGVRRIEAVAGDAFIEYVTARDNYMKNLCSTLKVKAEEVPSRVETLLEELRQARNEVSAARAKAAVYKASTIVDKAFLVGTSEKTRVIVESMEDIDAESLKSAAEFLVNHLQDPAAVILGSSPGEGKVSLVAAFTPGVVGWGIQAGKFIGPIAKLCGGGGGGRPNFAQAGGRKPENLIAALDKARDDIVSLLTEKAS; from the exons ATGGCCACTCATGGCCTACTTACTACTGCTACCTTATTCTCTGCCACTAAACCCAGATTTTCTCCTCTTTCCAATG CCCGTTTTGTAATCGGATTATACAATGACGTAGGTTATGGAGATAATGCAAGTTTTATATTACGGACGATGACATTAGTTTGTCCTAGTGGCTTTTCTGGAGGGCAGTTTACTGTCAGGCGGTCACAGTCAAGGCGGGTTCTTACTAGAAGGATATCAG CATCTACACAGCCTTTGGTTAAAGAATTATTGGAGGAAGACAAGCCTATTGATCTTTCCATAAGTGGTAATTCTATACGACAGAGATTTCTCAACTTTTTTGCCTCACGTGGTCATAAGGTGCTCCCAAGTGCCTCTCTTGTGCCGGATGATCCTACTGTTCTTCTAACAATTGCGGGAATGCTACAGTTTAAGCCCATATTCTTGGGACAG ATTCCTAGACAAGTGCCTTCTGCCACCACAGCTCAAAGGTGTATACGTACAAATGATGTAGAAAATGTCGGGCGAACATCACGTCATCATACGTTCTTTGAAATGCTTGGAAACTTTAGCTTTGGTGATTACTTTAAGAAAGAGGCCATAATTTGGGCTTGGGAGCTCTCAACTAAAGA ATTCGGGCTGCCAGCAGACAAGTTGTGGGTTAGTgtgtatgaagatgatgatgaaacTTTTGCTATATGGCGTGATCAG GTTGGTGTTCCTGTAGATCACATAAAGAAAATGGGTGAAGAAGACAACTTTTGGTCAAGTGGAGCGACTGGTCCTTGTGGGCCATGTTCTGAACTTTATTATGATTTCCATCCAGAGAGAGGTTGTTCCGACGTT GACTTAGGAGATGATACTAGGTTTATCGAATTCTACAACTTGGTGTTTATGCAGTATAACAGAACAGAAGACGGATCTCTTGAGCCACTAAAACAAAAGAATATAGATACGGGTCTTGGCCTTGAGCGAATGGCTCGCATCCTTCAGAAG GTTCCAAATAACTATGAAACTGATCTAATCTATCCAATAATAGAGAAGGCTTCAGAACTAGCAAATGTTTCCTACTCTACTGCCGATGATTCTACTAAGACAAAACTTAAA ATTATTGGGGATCATATGCGTGCCGTTGTCTATCTTATATCAGATGGTGTCAACCCTTCAAACATTGGGAGAGGCTATGTAGTACGCCGACTAATTAGAAGGGCTGTTCGCACTGGCAGGTTGCTCGGTATAAAAGGTGACGGTATAGGAAACCTTGAAGGGGCATTCTTGCCTGCTATTGCTCAGAAAGTGATAGAATTGAGCACTGAAATAGATCAAGATGTAAAAGGTAGGGAAGTTCGTATCATTGAGGAATTAAAAAGAGAAGAACTACGATTTGTACAGACATTGGAGAGGGGTGAAAAGTTGCTTGACCAGATGTTAGAAGATGCATTGTCAAGGGGCCTCACAAAAGAATCTACTCCTTGTTTATCTGGAAAAGATGCATTCCTATTATATGATACCTTTGGATTTCCTGTTGAGATAACTGTAGAAGTAGCCGAAGAACGTGGTATTCAGGTAGATATGATAGGGTTTGATGTTGAGATGGAGAATCAAAGGCAACAGTCCCAGGCTGCTCACAATACTGTTAAACTGGCAGTTGGAAATGGTGTAGATCTTACTGAAACAATACGTGATACAGAATTTCTTGGCTATGATAGCCTTTCTACTAGGGCAGTGGTGGAGGGCCTTTTGGTCAATGGGAGCTCTGTGATACAGGTTACTGAAGGAAATGAAGTAGAAGTTTTGCTGGATAGAACCCCCTTTTATGCTGAATCAGGTGGTCAAATAGGAGATAACGGGATTTTGTATGTCAATGGTGGTGAGAATCAATCAAGTGGTGTGGTTGAGGTGAAAGATGTCCAAAAAGTTTCGGGTAATATATTTGTTCACAAGGGAATTCTGACAGAAGGAGCACTAGAGGTTGGTCAACAAGTGGAGGCAGCGGTCGATCCAAAACTCAGGCAGAGAGCGAAG GTTCATCATACTGCTACCCATCTTCTCCAAGCTGCATTAAAGAAAGTTGTAGGGGAGGAAACTTCACAAGCTGGGTCACTGGTGGCCTTTGACCGTCTCAGATTTGACTTCAACTTCCACCGCTCCCTTTCAGAAAGTGAAATTCTTGAAATTGAAGGGCTTATAAATGGATGGATTGGGGATGCTACCCTTCTTCAAACCAACGTGATGGCGCTGGATGATGCTAAAAAAGCCGGAGCTATTGCTATGTTTGGAGAAAAATATAGTGAACAG GTTCGTGTTGTAGAAGTTCCTGGTGTATCAATGGAACTTTGTGGTGGGACTCATGTGAGCAATACATCCGAAATACGTGGTTTCAAAATCATTTCTGAGCAGGCTGTGGCATCTGGCGTCCGACGTATTGAAGCTGTGGCTGGTGACGCTTTCATAGAATATGTCACTGCCCGTGACAATTATATGAAGAATTTATGTTCCACTCTAAAA GTTAAAGCAGAAGAGGTCCCATCCAGGGTAGAGACCTTGTTAGAGGAGTTGCGACAGGCAAGAAATGAAGTCTCAGCTGCACGAGCTAAAGCCGCTGTTTATAAAGCATCGACTATTGTAGATAAAGCTTTTCTTGTAGGAACCTCAGAGAAGACAAG GGTAATAGTCGAGTCCATGGAAGATATTGACGCGGAGTCCCTCAAGAGTGCAGCTGAGTTTCTAGTGAACCATCTACAAGATCCAGCAGCAGTGATTCTTGGATCGTCTCCAGGGGAAGGAAAGGTCAGTTTAGTAGCTGCATTTACACCAGGAGTGGTCGGGTGGGGGATACAAGCAGGGAAGTTTATTGGGCCTATTGCCAAGTTATGTGGTGGTGGCGGGGGTGGCAGGCCTAATTTTGCGCAAGCTGGTGGAAGGAAGCCTGAAAACTTAATAGCTGCTCTTGACAAAGCGCGAGATGACATTGTCTCACTTCTCACCGAGAAAGCAAGCTAG
- the LOC141599573 gene encoding alanine--tRNA ligase, chloroplastic/mitochondrial isoform X3, translating into MLQFKPIFLGQIPRQVPSATTAQRCIRTNDVENVGRTSRHHTFFEMLGNFSFGDYFKKEAIIWAWELSTKEFGLPADKLWVSVYEDDDETFAIWRDQVGVPVDHIKKMGEEDNFWSSGATGPCGPCSELYYDFHPERGCSDVDLGDDTRFIEFYNLVFMQYNRTEDGSLEPLKQKNIDTGLGLERMARILQKVPNNYETDLIYPIIEKASELANVSYSTADDSTKTKLKIIGDHMRAVVYLISDGVNPSNIGRGYVVRRLIRRAVRTGRLLGIKGDGIGNLEGAFLPAIAQKVIELSTEIDQDVKGREVRIIEELKREELRFVQTLERGEKLLDQMLEDALSRGLTKESTPCLSGKDAFLLYDTFGFPVEITVEVAEERGIQVDMIGFDVEMENQRQQSQAAHNTVKLAVGNGVDLTETIRDTEFLGYDSLSTRAVVEGLLVNGSSVIQVTEGNEVEVLLDRTPFYAESGGQIGDNGILYVNGGENQSSGVVEVKDVQKVSGNIFVHKGILTEGALEVGQQVEAAVDPKLRQRAKVHHTATHLLQAALKKVVGEETSQAGSLVAFDRLRFDFNFHRSLSESEILEIEGLINGWIGDATLLQTNVMALDDAKKAGAIAMFGEKYSEQVRVVEVPGVSMELCGGTHVSNTSEIRGFKIISEQAVASGVRRIEAVAGDAFIEYVTARDNYMKNLCSTLKVKAEEVPSRVETLLEELRQARNEVSAARAKAAVYKASTIVDKAFLVGTSEKTRVIVESMEDIDAESLKSAAEFLVNHLQDPAAVILGSSPGEGKVSLVAAFTPGVVGWGIQAGKFIGPIAKLCGGGGGGRPNFAQAGGRKPENLIAALDKARDDIVSLLTEKAS; encoded by the exons ATGCTACAGTTTAAGCCCATATTCTTGGGACAG ATTCCTAGACAAGTGCCTTCTGCCACCACAGCTCAAAGGTGTATACGTACAAATGATGTAGAAAATGTCGGGCGAACATCACGTCATCATACGTTCTTTGAAATGCTTGGAAACTTTAGCTTTGGTGATTACTTTAAGAAAGAGGCCATAATTTGGGCTTGGGAGCTCTCAACTAAAGA ATTCGGGCTGCCAGCAGACAAGTTGTGGGTTAGTgtgtatgaagatgatgatgaaacTTTTGCTATATGGCGTGATCAG GTTGGTGTTCCTGTAGATCACATAAAGAAAATGGGTGAAGAAGACAACTTTTGGTCAAGTGGAGCGACTGGTCCTTGTGGGCCATGTTCTGAACTTTATTATGATTTCCATCCAGAGAGAGGTTGTTCCGACGTT GACTTAGGAGATGATACTAGGTTTATCGAATTCTACAACTTGGTGTTTATGCAGTATAACAGAACAGAAGACGGATCTCTTGAGCCACTAAAACAAAAGAATATAGATACGGGTCTTGGCCTTGAGCGAATGGCTCGCATCCTTCAGAAG GTTCCAAATAACTATGAAACTGATCTAATCTATCCAATAATAGAGAAGGCTTCAGAACTAGCAAATGTTTCCTACTCTACTGCCGATGATTCTACTAAGACAAAACTTAAA ATTATTGGGGATCATATGCGTGCCGTTGTCTATCTTATATCAGATGGTGTCAACCCTTCAAACATTGGGAGAGGCTATGTAGTACGCCGACTAATTAGAAGGGCTGTTCGCACTGGCAGGTTGCTCGGTATAAAAGGTGACGGTATAGGAAACCTTGAAGGGGCATTCTTGCCTGCTATTGCTCAGAAAGTGATAGAATTGAGCACTGAAATAGATCAAGATGTAAAAGGTAGGGAAGTTCGTATCATTGAGGAATTAAAAAGAGAAGAACTACGATTTGTACAGACATTGGAGAGGGGTGAAAAGTTGCTTGACCAGATGTTAGAAGATGCATTGTCAAGGGGCCTCACAAAAGAATCTACTCCTTGTTTATCTGGAAAAGATGCATTCCTATTATATGATACCTTTGGATTTCCTGTTGAGATAACTGTAGAAGTAGCCGAAGAACGTGGTATTCAGGTAGATATGATAGGGTTTGATGTTGAGATGGAGAATCAAAGGCAACAGTCCCAGGCTGCTCACAATACTGTTAAACTGGCAGTTGGAAATGGTGTAGATCTTACTGAAACAATACGTGATACAGAATTTCTTGGCTATGATAGCCTTTCTACTAGGGCAGTGGTGGAGGGCCTTTTGGTCAATGGGAGCTCTGTGATACAGGTTACTGAAGGAAATGAAGTAGAAGTTTTGCTGGATAGAACCCCCTTTTATGCTGAATCAGGTGGTCAAATAGGAGATAACGGGATTTTGTATGTCAATGGTGGTGAGAATCAATCAAGTGGTGTGGTTGAGGTGAAAGATGTCCAAAAAGTTTCGGGTAATATATTTGTTCACAAGGGAATTCTGACAGAAGGAGCACTAGAGGTTGGTCAACAAGTGGAGGCAGCGGTCGATCCAAAACTCAGGCAGAGAGCGAAG GTTCATCATACTGCTACCCATCTTCTCCAAGCTGCATTAAAGAAAGTTGTAGGGGAGGAAACTTCACAAGCTGGGTCACTGGTGGCCTTTGACCGTCTCAGATTTGACTTCAACTTCCACCGCTCCCTTTCAGAAAGTGAAATTCTTGAAATTGAAGGGCTTATAAATGGATGGATTGGGGATGCTACCCTTCTTCAAACCAACGTGATGGCGCTGGATGATGCTAAAAAAGCCGGAGCTATTGCTATGTTTGGAGAAAAATATAGTGAACAG GTTCGTGTTGTAGAAGTTCCTGGTGTATCAATGGAACTTTGTGGTGGGACTCATGTGAGCAATACATCCGAAATACGTGGTTTCAAAATCATTTCTGAGCAGGCTGTGGCATCTGGCGTCCGACGTATTGAAGCTGTGGCTGGTGACGCTTTCATAGAATATGTCACTGCCCGTGACAATTATATGAAGAATTTATGTTCCACTCTAAAA GTTAAAGCAGAAGAGGTCCCATCCAGGGTAGAGACCTTGTTAGAGGAGTTGCGACAGGCAAGAAATGAAGTCTCAGCTGCACGAGCTAAAGCCGCTGTTTATAAAGCATCGACTATTGTAGATAAAGCTTTTCTTGTAGGAACCTCAGAGAAGACAAG GGTAATAGTCGAGTCCATGGAAGATATTGACGCGGAGTCCCTCAAGAGTGCAGCTGAGTTTCTAGTGAACCATCTACAAGATCCAGCAGCAGTGATTCTTGGATCGTCTCCAGGGGAAGGAAAGGTCAGTTTAGTAGCTGCATTTACACCAGGAGTGGTCGGGTGGGGGATACAAGCAGGGAAGTTTATTGGGCCTATTGCCAAGTTATGTGGTGGTGGCGGGGGTGGCAGGCCTAATTTTGCGCAAGCTGGTGGAAGGAAGCCTGAAAACTTAATAGCTGCTCTTGACAAAGCGCGAGATGACATTGTCTCACTTCTCACCGAGAAAGCAAGCTAG